Part of the Nicotiana sylvestris chromosome 5, ASM39365v2, whole genome shotgun sequence genome is shown below.
AATTTTCTCAAACACCTACAGGCAGAGGCTAAAACAGAAACACAGAAGCTACCACATAGAAAGAGAAGAGCAGGGAGATAATGGAAATAGTAAATTAGGGTAAATTGATCTCACCTGGAAGTGATCAAAAGAGTAGCAGCAACAAAGCCGAAGAACATAGCGAAACTAAACAACAAACAGAGTGTAAACTGATTGAAAATTGTAGGGGAAGAAAAGTAATATCTGATATTGCCCACCGTTTACCCAAAAGCAAAAACAGCAGACGACGTTCTCTCAGGAGTGTGAGTCAGCAGACCGAGTAAAAGCAATTTGGGAAACCTGATCATTAGGAATGAAACGGAATTCCAAAAAGTTGCGTACTTGGGAGCtgaatatttctgatttttttcatCATTTGAAATCCACAAGGAAGGCTAGAGATAACTCTCCGTTATAGATTAAGAGAATGTAATGTAAAATGACCAAGATACCCACATAGCACAAGCAAGCATGTTGACGGAGACCAGCTTAACTCTCTCTTATAGAATAAGAGAATATATTGAGAACCATTTACATTTGGTTTCCCTGATGTGAGCTTGCCAACTTTGAATATATCTAACTACTTGGACTTGTTAGAATTCGTTTAAAGGGCTCAACAACTTGTGCATGTTAGTTACACTGGTAGACTTATGACAAAAAGTTCAAGTATGTGCGAAATTCCAAACTTATCTTGATATTTACGAGGTTGGAAAAGAGAATTTTATGGCTCATATGTTGGCAGTTATTGCTTGATTTCCTTTCTGTGAACACTTTTATTCTCCTTGATGGGAATCATAATATGGAACAAGTAGAAACGATATTTTTTAACTATTTCAAGGTAATAAGTTGTTTCATTAGCTCACGTCATGACTTATGTCTTTAGTCTATGTTTTAGATGGTTATCTTGCATTTTAACTATAATAGCCAGCTGAAAATAAAGTTATGCATCTTTTTAAAAGTGTTAATTAAGGTACTAAGTTGAAGTTAGCAAGCTAATTGATTTCACCCTTTAAGGTTTAAGCATAGGTCGTTTTTCTGTTGGCACAGTATTGGTTTTACAAAATTGGAGATTCTTTCTTTGCAGTTTTGTTAGTGTTCTCAGAATTTAAGCAACATGTAACTTATTCCACCTGATAGTCTCTTCATTCGTTCAGATGATTGAGTTGGGCTTCAGTTGCTTTGTAGGCTATGCTTTGGTACATTGTACTCTGATGAGGTTTCCAGACCTtacggtgtgggataatactgggtatatatgttattattgttgttactcTGATGAGATTCAAGATCTTTTTGTATTAAGTGGCTCAACTTCAATATACATGTAGAGGTGGATTTTTTATTGAACGTGACGGGTTCAGCCTTTAAGATTTCACCATTTCAAGAGGTAGATTCTACATTTTAATTTTGTGCTCCACATATTTTAAAATTTCGCCATTAGAACTCAAGATAGTTCATGCTCTACAAATTATAATTCATGCTTCTAAAAATCACGATTCTCTATCTCGTTTGAGTTTTGCAATTATGATTCATCCCCACAAATTtgtgtttttacaaaaaaaattattacttGACACTTGCCTGCGATTCAATTATCCTTGGAGCAACCACATAAACCATTGCTTATGTTGACTCTGCACGAAGCTTAAGTGCACCAGTGCTTCAGATAGCTTAGCATTCCACTGTCTTGGTGCATGTTTGAGACCATACAAGGATTTCAAGAGTCTGCATATTGGTCTACTCTCCCCCTGACTCTGAAAGCCTTGTGGCGGAGTCATATATATCTCATCATGCAAGTCACCCTAGAGGAAAGCATTGTACACATCCATCTGATGAATGTACCAATGCTCAGATGCAGCAAAATCATGAACTGTTCTCACTGTAACCATTTTAACCACTGGACTAAATATTTCCTGATAATCAACACCCTCTTGTTGACTATACCCCTTGGCCACAAGCCTGGCCTTGAACTTCTCTACCTCTCCTGAGGCCTTGTACTTTACTTTGTATATCCACTTGCACCCAAGAGTAACTTTGCCATCAGGCAAGGAGACCACATCCCAAGTATGGTTAGATTCTAAAGCAGGAATCTCAGCCTACATAGCATCCACCCACCTAGGATCTTTAACAGCTTCCTCAAAGGAGGTAGGTTCAACTATTGTGGAGAAGGCAGCTAGATAGGCCTGATATTTAGGAGAGAGTCCATCATATGACACATAGTTGATAATAGAGTAAGGCACATACTTGTGTCCTGGCAAAGACACAAAGTCTTTCATCCAAATAAGAGCTTGTTTGGTCCTTAATAATCTCCTCAGACCAGTGAATCTCTTATCCTTAGAAGGTAAGGAAGCTGGCACCACTTCTGACAGTGAGTGATGTTGTAGAGATAAGTATTGTCTTGATTTGCTAGCTGCATGGTCAGAAATGGTTGAAGAATGAGGTAAGGTGAGTTCTGCATCAAAAATAGATGATTCAGGGGGCAAGAACACAGGTGGTACAGATGCTGGAGAGTCCTTGAAAGGGAAAACAACTTCCCCGAAGGAAACATCTTTGTTAATGAGAATGAAAGGAGTGTCCAAATCTAACAGGATATATCCCTTTTGAGTATCGGAAACCTCATATAGATAGTAGGCTTAGCTCTGCGAAGAAGTTTGTCTGTTTCCTGAACATGTTTGGCATAACATATACAGCTAATTAAGAACTCTCAGATGTTCCAAAGTGGGTGCTCTACCATACAACAATTCAAAGGGAGACAGGCCATTGAGTACAGAAGATGGCATTCTATTAATAATATATATTGCTGCAAGAACACAATGACCACAACACTTAATAGAAATATTGGCCCGAAACCTTAAGGCTCTAGTTACTTACAGGATATGCTTGTGTTTCCTTTGAGCAACTCCATTTTGCTGAGAAGTGTAAGCACATGTCTTCTGATGGACAATGCCATATTTCTGGAATAAGGTATTGCATACAAAATTGACAAATTCAGACTCATTGTCAGTTCTGACTGCCTTCAAGGTTTTGTTAAATTGAGTTTGAACAAACACAATAAATTGTGCAAGTACAACACATACATCAAATTTTATTTTCAGAAGAAATAACCAATTCATTCTAGTAAATCATCAACAACAGTCAAGAAATATCTATTTCCATCAAAAGTTGCATATTTATAAGGACCCCAAACAtccacatgaatcagatcaaaTGCATCAGTGCTCTTAATACAACTAGTAGGGAATGACAACCTGGTTTGTTTAGCACATGGCATATAGTGCATTTATTTATAGTGTCAGTAATACTTGCTAGTTTAGCAAGAAATAGTTTTCTGAGTACCATACAAGAGACATGACCTAGTCTTTTATGCCACAAAGCAATATCAGTATTTCTTGACTTTATTCCAGCTGCAACTAAAGCGACTGCAGTAAGCTTCTTGGACCCATGTTTCTGCAGGAAATATAGCCCATCTCTTGCGCTACCAATCTCCCTCACCTTGCCACTGAAGAGATCTTGAAATATACATAAATCAGGATAAAAGGAAGTAAAGCATCTTAGATCTCTTGTCACTTTAGAGACAGACAATAAGTTGAATTTGAATTGAGGTACATAGAGCACTTCTTTAATAGTGCTTCTATCTGAAATATGACTATCTCCAATCTGAGTAACTTGAGTGATATCTCCATGAGGTAGTAGAACTTTTTTACACTTAGAAGGTATGATTAGAGAGGTTTTGGTCAGTAAATTAACATCTGACACAATATGGTTGGTGGCACCTATATCAATTATCCATCTTTTGAGTTAGTGGATGCTAATAAGGTAGTATCAATACCTGCTGCATTTGCTTGAGTAGGAGGAGTTGGGCTATTATTCAAAATCTGCATTATTTGATCATATTGTTCCTTGGTGAAGGGAAAACCACCTCCTTGTGAAGTAGTACTTGCTGATCCCTAAGGCTGTGAGAAGGAAGAACCTACTTGAGTTTGAGTGCCAGAGTTTCCTTGACCTTGTAATCCTTTAGTAGTTTGGCTCACATACTGATGGTCATGATGCATGGACATGGATTACATTAGCATTGGTGTCATTGACATGTTCTGAGAGACATGATTTGTGTGCAAAGGCACATCATGACTAGGTTCTATTATAGCATTGTATGTTCCAGCTCCCATTTCCTTGTTAAACTTATAGTCTTGTGGATATCCTATGattttgtagtagttttccttACTGTGGCCTTTCATTTTATAGAACTCACACTAAATATTGTAATTCTTCCTAAACTTTGGATTGAAATTAGGCTTAGCACTATACAAAGCAGTAGACTGATAGGCATTTGTGTTTACATTAGGAGCAGATCCTAACACTCCAGCAGTGGTTTCTACAGCTCTTTGACTTTCATCACTCATGGGCATAGCATAAGATTGATTCACCGTAGGTAGGGGTTTCATCATACGAATTTGACTACGAGCTTAAGAGTAAGAGTCATTTAAGCCCATTAGAAATTGGTACACCTTCTGTTTTCGTAGATGCACAATAAATTCTTTTGTCTTAACATAATCACAGCCAGGAGTAGGTACTACAGATTAAGTCTCATCTTTGAGCTTCGATTAGTAAACAGAGATAGATGCAGTACCTTGATTTAAGGTGGCAATTTTCCTTGTGCAAATTGTAGCAATGTGTATCATTCACCTTATCAAAGTGTTCTTGAAGATCTATCCACACTACATGTGCACTAGTAGCGTAAGCAATGCCACTAATTAAGGTCGGGGCCATTGATCATCAACCATGACAACACAATTGCATTGCACCTCTCCCATGTATACCAGTACTTCTCACGAAACCGCTCCTTAGGCCACCTGTCATCAACAATCCTAAGCTTATTACGGCCAAGTAAGGCGATTCACATAGATCGATGCCATAAGGAGTCATTGTTAGTACCGGTTAACTGAAACAAGATCAAGGAGATTCCACTTGTATCGGTGGGAGCTAAGTACAGAGGATGAGTGACTGCTAATGTCactctttactcaaatttatcaTCTGACGATGCATGTGAAGCATTTTCAGTAGTAACAATTGTGTTCTCTCAACAAATCATCAACTACCATTGTTGAGCAATttcaagttttttttaaaaaaatagattttgaACCAAAAAAATTTGTTCCAGAAATTAGACTGAGAAGAAGTTGATAATCAATATCTGAGCTACAATTCCGAGCTCGGAGCTCTGATACCATGCTGAAGTTTGGTGATTAATCACCTGTAGAAACCCTAGCTACGAGggagaagagaaagagaaaaggaagaagtTATTTGAGGAAGAGAAATGAATAAAACAGTGAAAAAATTGTATTTACCACTTATTGTGCATCTCTTACACTTACACACATATATACACACGTGTGACAAACCACTATTGTAACAAACTAACTAAGTACCTCATTAACCTCACTAACTTCCTAACTAATCAACCACACATAAATAAGCTAAACTACTCTCATAATCAAGTCACTCCTTTATCCTCAACAAATGTTGGCGGTTATTGCTTGATTTCCTTTCTTTGAACCCTTTTGTTCGCCTTGACAGGAATCCTAATATGGAATTGAAGAattgcgtataggtgttcgtaacacgcagcggaagacaataacaatcctaggcagatcttttcgtgtttaaaatttatttacatgtcaaagatcggatcaaagacgtacctggtgaagagagtctcgtttcaaaatttcttcgatagtgcaaagactctatgtgtatccacaccgagaccgatccttgctatcaaatctttgatcaatgaaacccgcgaacaaattgaacgaaaaacttgtgctgaaatttttctcaaaaatctcaactcaaattagaagaacaagaaacacttttcttgtaattatattttctctcttggctttgtattgcactctcactttcacaaagtgtttTTCTTCTCTAGAATTTAATGCGGCAAATATTCttcatcaccctttatatagcattACCTATAAACCCTTTAcgtatttggttgaggtaatgatttacttaggataaaaatttattccaaaaataaacttcAATCGAATTTTATGGAAAATTGATAAATCACGTCTTCATGAGAAAGTGACTGCCGAATCCATTCCTCCAACTTAAAATTAGATTCTCGTCAATCCAACTTAATGTTGGATTCATTCTATACGTCCTTTGTGGACTTTATATTTCCAATTCCAAATTGGTAAATTaattaatactatatatatatatatatatatataacttttatataaatcaatattaattcatattatatatatatatatatatatatatatatatatatatatatatatatatcatatatatttcaaccaagaaaaataatttattttctattccaaatagaaactttaatttgttcacaatattaattataatctctttgctagcaaagaatataataatatttcatttggactaataactaaatttatttgactaattaaattctttaatttaattatcaaataataaagtaattaaccctttagcaaagatcagaacactcgttagtgtgtgacctcataggttcaatactaagccggtagtaaattgaccacatcaatatactaatcaagggtggcgtctagcaacactccttaacgaccggatagtatgaagtatacaatttactctcaagaaccagtagaagaataatataGTAATTCTTTCTGttcttatagctctggatcaccctaggatatggttcaactgtcaaatcctaattggcgaccaactatgtgttcatgtcaaatataatcgaccattgaatgacctaaaaaactcttttcttctttcattcattGCCatggccaaggtcttagtttggtcgtttataattcatgacaacatggagcttaaactcattaccaagagttgacagattccatcttgatcaattactaattctacaagcatttaatcatacccaatatcctttcaactatcgccctaggatCATAGGTGactggtatcaaagcacaataaataacttgtcaattactatgacgatatcagatcaaagaaaatatttacatcacattcttcaagagaatatcctattgacagttatggtaattctaatcattaggaattatccaatgagtcggttcaatgatcatatctctatatgtatcatctatctatgtgatttagttaatgagatcaactaatctttatccaataaagacgatcacataaatattgatctaaccggattactaatgtccaaattaataatcctacgattaagaacaaatttagattaaattataagagactttgttctcattatcatgatctttatcacgatgacaaatctcaaaatttaatcaaggaccttatcaaatgaATCAAACAATTgataataactatgataaaagaatgtcatatatttttatatcaaataacattcacaaaaatatgttcaaatcatcaaatatgagaaTGGATCTAGGGCaaatctactatatccctaaccgGAACAAGTAGCAAACGATAATTTTTTTAACTATTTCAAGGTAATAAGTTGTTCCATTAGCTCACGTGACTTATGTCTTTAGTCAATGTTTTAGATGGTTATCTTGCATTTAACTATAACAGCCAGCTGAATAAGTTATgcatcttttttttaaaaaaaactaaggTACTAAGCTAAATTAGCAAGCTAATTGATTTCACCCTTTAAGGTTTAAGCATTGGTCGTTTTTCTGTTGGCACAGTATTGGTTTCCCAAAATTAGAGGTTGTTTCTGTGCAGTTTTGTTAGTGTTCTCAGAATTTAAGCAACATGTAACTTATTCCACCTGATAGTCTCTTCATTCGTTCAGATGATTGAGTTGAACTTCAGTTGCTTTGTAGGCTATGCTTTGGTACATTGTACTCTGATGAGGTTTCCAGACCTTACGGTGTGGAATAATATTGGGTAtatatattgttattgttgttactcTGATGAGGTTCAAGATCTTTTTGTATTAAGTGGCTCAACTTCAATATGCATGCAGAGGTAGATTTTATATTGAATGTGACGGGTTCAGCCTTTAAGATTTCACCGTTTCAAGAGGCAGattctaaattttaattttatgctCCACATATTTTGAAATTTCGCCATTAGAACTCAAGATAGTTCATGCTCTACAAATTATAATTCATGCTTCTAAAAATCACGATTCTCTATCTCGTTTGAGTTTTGCAATTGTGATTCATCCCCACAAATTTGTGTTTTTAAAAATTTTTTTATACCTGCCACTTGCCGACGATTCAATTATCCTAGGACCAACCACATAAACCATTTTGATCAAAGAAATAAAAGGGGCCATGCCAATTTCAATGGGGGTTTACATAGTCTAGGTTGTCgccaaaataatagccgaaaaattatattttttgtgtaTTGATGTAGAATATACATACGTTTGTTATTCAGTGTATATTTGGTTAGCAGTTGTAATTATTTTGATGGAGTGACTAAACGTGTTAAAAGCCCTATTTAATCAGTACAAAGAGCTAATTGAGTTCTACACAGAAGTTGGGTTTAAACTTTAAACAATGTAATCTAAGTCCTTTTTCTCAAAGCTAAATAGTACGTATTATTTTGGAGTGGCTATTTGGAAAACAGAAGGGTGAACACCATTCAACTCTACAGTCTACAGTCTACTTTAATCATCACAAAGTACTTAAAATAGGGAAAGAGAGAAGCGAACGACATAGTTTTCAGTATTATGAAATAAGACGGCGTCGTTTGGTGAAAAAGGGATTAGTCAGATTAACGAAATTAACAACCATTTTAAAAAGGCGAAGCAGCGGTGACGTGGATGGTTGAGATCTTTTGCTTTAAAATATTTAAACCCAACGAATTCTGGTAAATTCCCATTCTCCTATTGCAGCTTTCGTCTTCCCTCCCATTTTCTCAAAAATGTCGCAACTGAATCCAACTATCTTCAAATCCATAGTCCCATCTCGCTACATTACCTTCACAATCCCAAACCCATTGCTTCATCTCAATCACTTCCATACTCAAGAACTCCGCATTTCAATTCTTGATTCACCTCTCCCTTCAAATCCGACTCAAATCGCAGCAATGTTAGTTCCAATTAACCGCGAATCAGACTGGATTTTTTCTACAGAACAAGGTCATCTTCAAATCCTCCTCactttctctcatctctctcGCCTCATAATCATCGGCAATTCACCGAATTCCCCACACCCCACTTCGTATAATCCCACATTGCACTCCAATTGTACCGCTGATTCATCTGTTCTTGAAGAAAAATTGTTGCCTCTGTTGATTGAGTTGACACCCATATCGGCATTTCGTCGAACAGGTGATGGGCTACCTGAAATACCTGAAATTCCGTTCTTGAGCTATGAAGATGGGGTAATTCGGAGTCTGGTATTGGAAAGATGTGTTGGACAATGTGTTGGAGAAATGCTGGTAGAAGATGTGGAGTTGGAATTGGAAAATGGGGATAGAGAGTTTAGGAGGAGACTGAGATTCAAGAGAATGCCAAATTTGGTACAAACTCAGATAAGAATCCGTCCCAAGAAAGTGGATTTTGTTGATATGGAAGGCGTTGAATTTGAGGTGGTTGATGATGGGGATCTAGTTCATCCTTATTTGACTCCAATGGTGGCTGGTCTTTCAGTAATCGCTTCATATTTGGACGAGCAAATTGGAAAAGGGATAAAGCCAAAAGCCTTGTGTTTGGGTGTTGGTGGAGGGGCGCTTCTTGGTTTTTTGAGTTCCCACTTAGGTTTTCTAGTCTTTGGTGTTGAGATTGATCATATTATTTTGGAGGTTGCAAGGAGATTTTTCGGGTTGGTACATGGTGACTTGGTCCATGTCTGTGTTGGAGATGCTATAGAAATGATTGAGAAATTCGCGACTCAAGTAGATAATGATAGTTTTCGTGGTTATTGTGATTTCACTGGGAATGATTGTTTGAATAAATTTCATGGTAAGTTTGATGTGATCATGGTTGATTTAGACTCGAGCAATGCTAGTATGGGTACGAGTGCTCCTCCTTTAGATTTCTTGCAAAAGTCAGTGTTATTGGCCGCGAGGACATTGCTTAGAAAAGATGGTGTTGTTATCATAAATGTGATTCCTTCAGACCAGTCGTCTTACAAGTCAGTCATTGTTGAATTTCAAGAAGTTTTTGCAGGGTTGTATGAGATAGATGTTGGGAATGGAGAGAACTTTGTTCTAATTGCCTCTACCTCAGAAACTGGACATGTTTCCTGTCATCATCAAAGTAAATTTCTAAGTAAGTTGAAACAAGTAGCAGGATCTTATGTTGACTCTATAAGAATGATCTGAAGGCTTCTTAGTAGCTAAGCTCTTACAGATAACTGAGTGAAAGTGTGCAGAAAGGATGAGTCATAGGACAAAGATGAATCTAATATTTTTAGCCGATATAGGGATCCAATTGTATATAGTTCATTTGTTGGTATCTTGGAGGATTACAAGCATGATTCTTGATTTCCAATTGGTTGTTTTTGCATTAATTACTACTTCTTTAATCTTTGAAATTTGGAGTCAACAGTTAACAAATCCTCCTCATAAGTAGAGAAAGCCGCCCACAGCTCTCTATTTGTCGTTTTCTTAGGAGTTGTTGATGGTATTGGAACAATTGATATCATATAAAATCTCATAAAGACAATAGCGTTTGGTTGCTTTTTTGGCATAAGCAAAAGTAATCAAGCTTTTGGTTGGCAGTATTAAATAGTACCTCCATCAAGATATGTGAAAATTTATCTACTCCATTATTTATAAGGATAACATGTGAAATAAGATTACGTTAAACTATTTAAAGATAAAAAATGTCCTTTAAAGTAAGTAATTCGTGTATAACAATCCTTCACTCGTAATAAGTGCATAACAATCCTTTCATTGCTACTTCTTGCATAAACAATCATTGCATTATAATCTCCGCATAATTAGTATGCGAACCAGAAAAAATCCTTCGTATTTCTCCCTAACATAATAAAATTAGGAATGGCAAGTGGAGCGGGGCGAGGCAGGGCGGGTTCTGCCTTAACCCGCAAAATTTCAACCCGCCCCGCCCTGCTCCGCATAGCATTTTCACCCGCGTTCCCCCGCCCCACCCCGCCCCACTTCACTAAGTTTTTCAGtactttttttcttcaaattgtct
Proteins encoded:
- the LOC104223621 gene encoding uncharacterized protein, translating into MSQLNPTIFKSIVPSRYITFTIPNPLLHLNHFHTQELRISILDSPLPSNPTQIAAMLVPINRESDWIFSTEQGHLQILLTFSHLSRLIIIGNSPNSPHPTSYNPTLHSNCTADSSVLEEKLLPLLIELTPISAFRRTGDGLPEIPEIPFLSYEDGVIRSLVLERCVGQCVGEMLVEDVELELENGDREFRRRLRFKRMPNLVQTQIRIRPKKVDFVDMEGVEFEVVDDGDLVHPYLTPMVAGLSVIASYLDEQIGKGIKPKALCLGVGGGALLGFLSSHLGFLVFGVEIDHIILEVARRFFGLVHGDLVHVCVGDAIEMIEKFATQVDNDSFRGYCDFTGNDCLNKFHGKFDVIMVDLDSSNASMGTSAPPLDFLQKSVLLAARTLLRKDGVVIINVIPSDQSSYKSVIVEFQEVFAGLYEIDVGNGENFVLIASTSETGHVSCHHQSKFLSKLKQVAGSYVDSIRMI